A region of Polyangiaceae bacterium DNA encodes the following proteins:
- the hxsB gene encoding His-Xaa-Ser system radical SAM maturase HxsB — protein MTQLFTEVGQAAKAPSGLVPFRFREVGGDYLLSNFLGDWVFVTKDEMRSLARGELQTGTPLHDKLASKNFLRDSIDAAKAAERIAHKKRFLNYGPNLHIAVVTLRCNETCVYCHASRANMDAVHTDMTPEIGEKVVDLMLQSTSPAVTLEFQGGEPLVNFPVMKHMIEYALARNRAYGKELEFTMVSNLAMMDEEKLAYLIDRKVQICTSIDGPEHIHTKQRKLVGGNSHREAVKWIERINKAYIDIGLDPTLYHVEALLTTTREALKLPREIVDTYVSLGCRAIFLRPVDPFGFAGRTAQIVEYDRSAYNEFYRTAVEHILDLNRKGEQVLERYASIFLTKILGDEEPNFLDIRSPSGSGIGALAYNYDGKIFTSDEGRMMYETGDPAFQIGDVFSSNYRALMKHETIRALVMASIRDTQPDCVNCAYAPYCGVQPEHSYRTQGTIFGRMRESTTCAVHKGIQDFLFGKLRENDPKTTEILRRWTTVRARTHFIQASSAS, from the coding sequence ATGACGCAGCTCTTCACCGAAGTTGGGCAAGCAGCGAAGGCCCCGAGCGGGCTCGTGCCGTTCCGCTTCCGCGAAGTCGGCGGAGACTATTTGCTCTCCAACTTTTTGGGCGATTGGGTTTTCGTCACCAAGGACGAGATGCGATCGCTGGCGCGTGGCGAGCTCCAAACGGGAACGCCGCTCCATGACAAACTCGCATCGAAAAACTTCCTGCGCGACTCGATCGATGCCGCGAAGGCGGCGGAACGTATTGCGCACAAGAAGCGCTTTTTGAACTACGGGCCGAACCTGCACATCGCCGTCGTCACGCTGCGGTGCAACGAGACGTGCGTCTACTGTCATGCGAGCCGCGCGAACATGGACGCGGTGCACACGGACATGACGCCGGAGATTGGCGAGAAGGTCGTCGACTTGATGCTGCAGTCGACGTCGCCTGCCGTGACGCTCGAGTTCCAAGGGGGCGAACCGCTCGTGAACTTCCCGGTCATGAAGCACATGATCGAATACGCGCTCGCTCGCAATCGCGCGTACGGCAAGGAGCTCGAGTTCACGATGGTGTCGAACTTGGCGATGATGGACGAGGAAAAACTCGCGTACCTCATCGACCGCAAAGTTCAGATTTGCACGAGCATCGATGGGCCCGAGCACATCCACACCAAGCAACGAAAGTTGGTGGGTGGCAATTCGCATCGCGAAGCGGTGAAGTGGATCGAGCGCATCAACAAGGCGTACATCGACATCGGCCTCGATCCGACGCTGTACCATGTCGAAGCGCTGCTCACGACGACGCGCGAGGCGCTCAAGTTGCCGCGCGAGATCGTCGATACGTACGTGTCGCTCGGGTGTCGCGCGATCTTCCTGCGTCCGGTGGATCCGTTTGGTTTCGCTGGACGAACCGCGCAGATCGTCGAGTACGACAGGTCCGCGTACAACGAGTTTTACCGGACGGCCGTCGAGCACATCCTCGATTTGAATCGCAAGGGCGAGCAGGTTCTCGAGCGTTACGCGTCGATTTTCCTCACGAAGATCTTGGGTGACGAGGAGCCGAACTTCCTCGACATCCGTTCGCCGAGTGGTTCGGGCATCGGGGCGCTTGCGTACAACTACGATGGGAAGATCTTCACGAGCGACGAAGGGCGGATGATGTACGAGACGGGCGATCCGGCCTTTCAGATAGGGGACGTGTTTTCGTCGAACTATCGGGCGCTCATGAAGCACGAGACGATTCGGGCGCTCGTGATGGCGTCGATTCGGGACACGCAGCCCGACTGCGTGAACTGCGCCTATGCGCCCTATTGCGGCGTGCAACCCGAGCACAGCTATCGCACGCAGGGCACGATTTTCGGTAGGATGCGGGAGAGCACCACGTGTGCGGTGCACAAAGGCATCCAGGATTTTCTCTTTGGCAAACTGCGGGAAAACGATCCGAAAACAACGGAAATACTGAGGCGTTGGACCACCGTCCGCGCACGAACGCACTTCATTCAAGCTTCGTCTGCGTCGTGA
- the hxsD gene encoding His-Xaa-Ser system protein HxsD, whose product MSMSFDLGEGSVRVEFDEGLYPRDAIYGAAYVFIDRCYVHLDRVADKRIQVSLKAKKPGVDSQALAGEFQNELLGQAWRQKIVEDNRQFVETITARALGGAAGPPGLDELLSMDIGEETAFDDPLGIAMSWEEKYKKKGKTSDAKSEGEAAANTETSGGEAS is encoded by the coding sequence ATGAGCATGTCGTTTGACTTGGGAGAAGGCTCGGTACGTGTCGAGTTCGATGAAGGACTCTATCCGCGAGATGCGATCTACGGCGCCGCGTACGTCTTCATCGACCGCTGCTACGTGCATCTCGACCGCGTGGCCGACAAACGCATTCAAGTGTCGCTCAAAGCCAAAAAGCCCGGCGTCGATTCGCAAGCGCTCGCCGGCGAGTTCCAGAACGAGCTGCTTGGACAAGCGTGGCGGCAAAAAATCGTCGAAGACAACCGGCAGTTTGTCGAGACGATCACCGCGCGAGCGCTCGGTGGAGCAGCGGGTCCGCCTGGTCTCGACGAGCTCTTGTCGATGGACATCGGTGAAGAGACCGCGTTCGACGACCCGCTCGGCATCGCGATGAGCTGGGAAGAGAAGTACAAGAAAAAGGGCAAGACGAGCGACGCCAAGAGCGAAGGGGAAGCGGCCGCGAATACCGAGACGTCGGGAGGCGAAGCATCGTGA
- a CDS encoding putative metal-binding motif-containing protein — translation MASNVGFSGGSKNLRRVAIVAFLGVLGGAAASSCAESDTVSTGTISTDTTSSSSSGSGGEGGAGASGGMGGSAGAGASGGAAGAGGTGGIAGAGGAGGGGGPVCVPADEICDGIDNDCDGTVDNAAGGCDCVTGQTQGCYSGPMGTQDTGICKGGTQTCDAAGKWGPCEGEVVPAAAETCEGTDENCDGQVDEGCPCSLGQTQACYTGPMGTENTGVCKPGSQTCDATGTWGTCTGSITPQPEMCNGLDDDCDGMIDNGNPGGGGACVAPGLGECKNGTLNCSNGSVKCTPAPVQPEVCDGLDNNCDGNTDEGNPGGGMQCMTGFLGICATGLTKCDGMNGVICQPNVVPGQLMEACNSIDDDCDGLVDDGITQVGQMCTKQGQLGICQFGVFECPMGAAQLTCKTPLPGTVQETCNGQDDDCNGTIDDPALVNNQPCMTGFPGVCSTGTTLCVGGASQCNATVVPNTQTEICDSKDNNCNGQTDEMNPTPACASQNPMAGSVSTWSCTMGTCQIASCALGTADIDGAQGNGCECQTDQHANSCIAASSLSVPKGGTANMVGKIETAMGSDWVTFNFIAPSALGQSYLPKVQLVNNAGGQYAMDVMTNCMSLATCNDGGSGTDVSVWELNYAYNQAGNPQGPWSDNDPKITSVKVRVYRKNGTLPTCDQYTVTATNP, via the coding sequence ATGGCGAGCAACGTCGGATTCAGTGGCGGAAGCAAAAACCTTCGTCGGGTTGCCATCGTGGCGTTTCTTGGAGTGCTCGGAGGAGCTGCTGCAAGCTCGTGTGCCGAGAGCGATACAGTGAGCACGGGGACCATCAGTACGGACACCACGAGTTCGTCCAGTTCGGGATCGGGCGGCGAGGGTGGCGCTGGTGCATCTGGCGGCATGGGTGGATCGGCTGGCGCTGGAGCATCTGGTGGCGCTGCGGGTGCGGGCGGTACTGGAGGGATTGCGGGAGCAGGCGGAGCCGGAGGTGGCGGTGGCCCGGTGTGCGTACCTGCCGACGAGATCTGCGACGGCATCGACAACGATTGCGATGGCACGGTCGACAACGCAGCCGGCGGTTGTGACTGTGTGACAGGACAAACCCAAGGCTGTTACTCGGGTCCGATGGGCACACAGGACACGGGCATTTGTAAAGGCGGCACGCAGACGTGTGACGCGGCCGGCAAGTGGGGACCGTGCGAGGGCGAGGTCGTTCCGGCGGCGGCCGAGACGTGCGAAGGCACCGACGAGAATTGCGACGGCCAAGTCGACGAAGGGTGCCCGTGTTCGCTTGGACAAACCCAGGCATGTTACACGGGTCCGATGGGCACCGAGAACACCGGCGTATGCAAGCCGGGTTCGCAGACGTGCGATGCGACGGGTACGTGGGGAACGTGCACGGGCAGCATCACGCCGCAGCCTGAGATGTGTAACGGCCTCGACGATGATTGCGACGGCATGATCGACAACGGCAATCCGGGTGGCGGCGGTGCGTGCGTGGCGCCCGGGCTCGGCGAATGCAAGAACGGCACGCTCAACTGCTCGAACGGTTCCGTCAAGTGTACGCCTGCGCCGGTACAGCCCGAGGTCTGCGACGGTCTCGACAACAACTGCGACGGCAACACCGACGAAGGTAACCCCGGCGGCGGCATGCAATGCATGACCGGCTTTTTGGGCATATGCGCGACGGGTTTGACCAAGTGCGACGGCATGAACGGCGTCATCTGCCAGCCGAACGTCGTCCCCGGTCAGCTCATGGAAGCGTGCAACAGCATCGACGACGATTGCGATGGCCTCGTCGACGACGGGATTACGCAAGTAGGCCAGATGTGCACCAAGCAAGGGCAACTCGGCATCTGCCAGTTTGGCGTGTTCGAATGCCCCATGGGCGCCGCGCAGCTCACGTGCAAGACGCCGCTCCCTGGTACCGTGCAGGAGACCTGCAACGGCCAGGATGACGATTGCAACGGCACGATCGACGATCCGGCGCTCGTCAACAATCAGCCGTGCATGACCGGTTTCCCGGGCGTTTGTTCGACGGGTACGACGCTTTGTGTCGGCGGTGCATCGCAATGCAATGCCACCGTCGTGCCCAACACGCAGACCGAGATCTGCGACAGCAAAGACAACAACTGCAACGGACAAACCGACGAGATGAACCCGACGCCGGCGTGCGCGTCGCAGAACCCGATGGCGGGGTCGGTTTCGACGTGGTCATGCACGATGGGCACGTGCCAAATCGCGTCGTGCGCGCTCGGCACGGCCGACATCGACGGCGCACAGGGCAACGGGTGCGAGTGCCAGACGGATCAGCACGCAAATTCCTGCATCGCCGCAAGCTCGCTCAGCGTTCCCAAGGGCGGCACTGCGAACATGGTCGGCAAGATCGAAACGGCCATGGGCAGTGACTGGGTCACGTTCAACTTCATCGCTCCTTCGGCGCTCGGTCAGTCCTACCTTCCCAAGGTGCAGCTCGTGAACAACGCCGGTGGCCAATACGCCATGGATGTCATGACGAACTGCATGAGCCTTGCCACGTGCAATGACGGCGGCAGCGGAACGGACGTCAGCGTTTGGGAACTGAACTATGCATACAACCAGGCTGGTAACCCACAGGGTCCCTGGTCGGACAATGATCCCAAGATCACGTCGGTCAAAGTGCGCGTGTATCGGAAGAACGGCACGCTGCCGACGTGTGATCAATATACGGTGACTGCCACCAACCCCTGA
- a CDS encoding radical SAM protein, producing the protein MRAIALGLTCNNACIFCAQGELSSQLPGRPEVRLDEVQPNEVVAFVGGEPTLDDELPELVRAAHARGARRIVVQTNGRRFAYRAYARVMREASDKLCLDVSLHGSTAAMHDYHTQTAGSFQQTALGVRSARAEGIDVGVTTVVTRSNYRHLVDVVQLVRGLGAKAVKFVLVERFGRAARASDRIVAPIELSAPHLSRAVREASRCGLDWVVGDRSSSPMVHESFAGLGQVQEAAVSVVARADGAKGLRVRLPVMAQFQTVDQGAV; encoded by the coding sequence ATGCGGGCCATCGCGCTCGGTTTGACCTGCAACAATGCGTGCATTTTTTGCGCGCAAGGGGAGTTGTCTTCGCAGCTCCCGGGTCGACCCGAGGTTCGGCTGGACGAAGTGCAGCCGAATGAAGTGGTGGCGTTCGTCGGCGGCGAACCGACGCTCGACGATGAGCTTCCGGAGCTCGTGCGAGCCGCGCATGCGCGTGGTGCTCGGCGCATCGTCGTGCAGACGAACGGACGGCGATTTGCGTATCGCGCCTATGCGCGGGTGATGCGTGAAGCATCGGACAAACTGTGTTTGGACGTGTCGCTGCACGGATCGACGGCGGCGATGCACGACTATCACACGCAGACAGCGGGCAGTTTTCAGCAGACGGCGCTTGGTGTGCGGAGCGCGCGAGCCGAAGGGATCGACGTGGGCGTGACGACAGTCGTTACGCGATCGAACTATCGGCATCTCGTCGATGTCGTGCAGCTCGTGCGCGGGCTGGGGGCCAAGGCAGTGAAGTTTGTCTTGGTGGAACGTTTTGGGCGAGCGGCGCGGGCTTCGGATCGCATCGTGGCGCCGATCGAGCTTTCGGCACCGCATCTTTCGCGTGCGGTGCGTGAAGCATCGAGGTGTGGACTTGATTGGGTCGTGGGCGATCGGTCGAGCAGTCCGATGGTTCACGAAAGTTTTGCAGGGCTTGGACAAGTGCAAGAGGCGGCGGTTTCAGTGGTGGCCCGCGCTGATGGAGCGAAGGGGCTGCGCGTGCGGCTGCCCGTGATGGCGCAGTTCCAAACGGTCGACCAGGGAGCGGTGTGA
- a CDS encoding AAA family ATPase: protein MADTEGTIHLERFTNEARQFVAGAQQLADDRKHAEVSPLHLLVRLIEQHRGVAEVFKRAGADPGEVLTLAEASLRRQAKATSGMAYVDARLLDLLARADREAQRDKAQSVGVEHLLHALAQEIRGPAGEILSSFGVGPGAFRPHLAVLEQAAKEAAAAPRADGSSAGAPAAAPVDAYTRNLVAEARKGQFDPVIGRDGEARRLLQILERRFKNHPLIVGEPGVGKSALIRALADRIARGDVPSNLAGALLYELDTGALVAGAKLRGEIEQRLKVLVDKLRAVQDAETVLVVEDIDALFGQGVQGAGVGELLKPLLARSEIRILATTTPEGVRKMNERDQAVLRRFSIVNMDPPSIEQATEILRGVATKYEAHHRVRIGESAIIAAVHLAKRYLSDRALPDTAVDLLDETSARKRVEVDGVPADVDAMSRRVEALKAQISTLADDDDKLSVQTRSRLEKELAELEPKAQALRSEVAARRGVVAAVQSLRKELGTVNEALSKAQREKNYAKIGEIEHVTLPEVRRRLEAAEQAAQRAGASTQSNVLTENDVAATLADWTGIPVAKMLEGEAEKLLKMEERLAHRVVGQDEAVRAISKAVRRGRVGLRDPGKPIGSFMFLGPSGVGKTELAKALAEFLFDDEQALTRLDMSEFMERHMAQRLIGAPPGYADSEQGGFLTEAARRRPYSVLLFDEVEKAHADVFNLLLQILDDGRLTDGRGRTADFSNTVVIMTSNIGSKRILDTDSKLWETEDGRDAVRDVLFDELKGFFRPEFLNRIDDIVVFKALTKQDLRGIVDIQLRRLERLLADREIKVKLDSAAKDLLVDKGYEPSLGARPLKRAILKELQNPLAEAILSGGYVEGQVVHVGVTDGSFKFTKA from the coding sequence ATGGCCGACACCGAGGGCACGATTCACCTCGAACGCTTCACGAACGAAGCACGACAGTTCGTAGCTGGTGCACAGCAGCTTGCAGACGATCGGAAACACGCCGAAGTCTCGCCGCTTCACCTACTCGTTCGACTGATCGAGCAGCACCGTGGGGTCGCCGAAGTGTTCAAGCGCGCTGGCGCGGATCCTGGCGAAGTTCTGACGCTCGCGGAAGCGTCGCTCAGGCGTCAGGCGAAGGCGACGAGCGGCATGGCGTACGTCGATGCGCGGCTTCTGGATTTGCTGGCGCGAGCCGATCGCGAGGCGCAACGAGACAAAGCGCAAAGCGTGGGAGTCGAGCATCTCCTGCATGCGCTCGCACAAGAGATTCGTGGTCCAGCGGGCGAAATCCTTTCGTCGTTCGGCGTTGGTCCCGGTGCATTTCGACCGCATCTCGCGGTGCTCGAACAAGCTGCGAAAGAAGCCGCCGCAGCACCGAGAGCGGACGGTTCTTCCGCGGGTGCTCCTGCCGCAGCGCCGGTCGATGCGTACACGCGAAACCTCGTTGCCGAAGCACGCAAAGGGCAATTCGATCCGGTCATCGGTCGCGATGGTGAAGCGCGACGACTGCTTCAGATCCTCGAGCGTCGATTCAAGAATCATCCGCTCATCGTGGGTGAGCCCGGCGTGGGCAAGTCTGCACTGATTCGAGCGCTTGCCGATCGGATTGCGCGAGGTGACGTGCCATCGAACCTTGCCGGCGCACTTCTGTACGAGCTCGACACGGGAGCGCTCGTCGCGGGAGCAAAACTACGCGGCGAGATCGAACAGCGCCTCAAGGTTTTGGTGGACAAACTGCGCGCGGTGCAAGATGCCGAGACGGTGCTCGTCGTCGAAGACATCGACGCGCTCTTTGGGCAAGGCGTGCAGGGAGCGGGTGTTGGTGAGCTGTTGAAGCCGCTGCTCGCGCGCAGCGAGATCCGCATTTTGGCGACGACGACACCCGAAGGCGTGCGCAAGATGAACGAGCGCGATCAGGCCGTTCTTCGGCGCTTTTCCATCGTGAACATGGATCCGCCGAGCATCGAGCAAGCGACCGAAATCCTTCGTGGTGTTGCGACGAAATACGAAGCGCATCACCGCGTGCGAATTGGCGAGAGCGCGATCATCGCTGCCGTGCATTTGGCCAAGCGGTACTTGTCGGATCGGGCGCTACCCGACACGGCCGTCGATTTGCTCGATGAAACGAGCGCGCGAAAACGTGTCGAAGTCGATGGAGTTCCTGCCGACGTGGACGCCATGAGTCGGCGCGTCGAAGCGCTCAAAGCGCAGATCTCCACGCTTGCGGACGATGACGACAAGCTGAGCGTGCAGACGCGCAGTCGTCTCGAAAAAGAGCTCGCCGAGCTCGAACCGAAAGCACAAGCGCTTCGATCGGAGGTGGCTGCGCGTCGGGGCGTCGTCGCGGCGGTGCAATCGCTTCGCAAGGAGCTCGGAACGGTCAACGAGGCATTGTCCAAAGCGCAGCGCGAGAAGAACTACGCCAAGATTGGGGAGATCGAGCACGTAACGTTACCGGAGGTTCGGCGTCGTCTCGAAGCAGCGGAGCAAGCCGCTCAACGCGCGGGCGCATCGACGCAATCGAACGTGCTCACCGAGAACGACGTCGCTGCGACGCTTGCCGATTGGACCGGCATTCCCGTGGCAAAAATGCTGGAAGGTGAAGCCGAAAAACTCCTCAAGATGGAGGAGCGTCTAGCGCATCGAGTGGTTGGTCAGGACGAAGCCGTGCGAGCGATTTCCAAAGCCGTGCGGCGAGGTCGCGTGGGTCTTCGGGACCCGGGCAAACCCATTGGTTCGTTCATGTTTCTCGGGCCGAGCGGTGTTGGGAAAACCGAGCTTGCCAAGGCGCTTGCGGAGTTTCTCTTCGACGATGAACAAGCGCTCACGCGGCTCGACATGAGCGAGTTCATGGAGCGGCACATGGCGCAGCGACTCATTGGCGCGCCGCCCGGTTATGCCGACAGCGAGCAAGGTGGATTTCTCACGGAAGCGGCACGGCGCAGGCCCTACAGCGTGCTTCTTTTCGATGAAGTCGAGAAAGCTCACGCCGACGTATTCAACCTGCTTTTGCAGATCCTCGACGACGGACGGCTCACCGATGGTCGTGGCCGAACGGCCGACTTTTCGAACACCGTCGTCATCATGACGTCGAACATCGGATCGAAGCGCATTCTCGATACCGACTCGAAGCTCTGGGAGACGGAGGACGGGCGCGACGCGGTTCGTGATGTTCTTTTCGATGAGCTCAAAGGGTTTTTCCGACCGGAGTTCTTGAACCGCATCGACGACATCGTCGTGTTCAAGGCGCTGACGAAGCAGGACTTGCGTGGCATCGTCGACATTCAGCTCCGGCGGCTCGAACGGCTCCTGGCCGATCGTGAAATCAAGGTGAAACTCGACTCCGCGGCGAAGGACTTGCTGGTGGACAAGGGGTACGAGCCGTCGCTTGGCGCACGTCCGCTGAAGCGAGCGATTTTGAAGGAGCTGCAAAATCCTTTGGCGGAAGCGATTTTGTCGGGCGGCTATGTCGAGGGGCAGGTCGTGCACGTCGGGGTAACGGACGGCTCGTTCAAGTTCACGAAGGCCTGA
- the grxC gene encoding glutaredoxin 3: MPAAVSIYTTPWCPYCHRAKALLSRKGVSFDEINVEGRYDLRRWLSSTSGQDTVPQVFINNQPVGGYSDISNLDRSGKLDAKLSEPPPADLPALPR, translated from the coding sequence ATGCCCGCTGCCGTCTCGATCTACACGACACCTTGGTGCCCGTATTGCCACCGAGCGAAAGCGCTCTTGTCGCGAAAGGGCGTTTCGTTCGACGAGATCAACGTCGAGGGGCGATACGACTTGCGTCGTTGGCTTTCCAGCACCTCCGGCCAAGACACAGTGCCGCAGGTCTTCATCAACAATCAGCCCGTCGGTGGGTACTCGGACATTTCCAACCTCGATCGATCGGGCAAGCTGGACGCAAAACTCAGCGAACCTCCGCCCGCCGATCTCCCCGCTTTGCCTCGCTAG
- a CDS encoding serine/threonine protein kinase: protein MSAADAPTPSAPTSDVSFVGKRVGKYEIVRVIARGGMGTVYEAVNTHIGKRVAMKFVDAELSRNKDSVARFQREAEAASAVESGHIVTIFDSGTTDDGLPFLVMELCRGEDLGHRLRKVGRLDLEAALDITAQILRGLCRAHEAGIVHRDLKPDNVFLTEQDDGSTFVKILDFGISKMRRGTGAIDKTITKQGTVLGTPHYMSPEQAQALPDVDERTDLWSLGAILYEALTGKPPHDGHSYEQVIVHICTQDTLDVRMHNPGVPEKLAAFLAKALKRDRNGRFQNAREMLEALGEASEGLLSPRALRVSSGRGATSTPLPSSSTPNAQDDRNPAIATAPTVDVSTGGPSRVGWSTSSGASGNADRRRIALGAVAMAALVTLGIVFVPRQTTPTTVITPTAPDVDQRLVAPPVAPEPPEVAPSGTNLAEQPPEPAVSAKEPAPPATERKPEPSKPPPSSKSTPVGRDKPLASAAPIASAKPTATTKEPAPPATAEPKPTATTPRVAPQLKLKEE from the coding sequence ATGTCCGCTGCCGACGCTCCGACGCCCTCTGCCCCGACGAGCGACGTTTCGTTCGTTGGTAAGCGCGTGGGCAAGTACGAGATTGTCCGCGTGATCGCGCGTGGCGGCATGGGCACGGTGTACGAAGCTGTCAACACGCACATCGGCAAGCGCGTCGCGATGAAGTTCGTCGACGCGGAGCTGAGCCGCAACAAGGACTCGGTCGCTCGGTTCCAGCGCGAAGCGGAGGCTGCGAGCGCTGTCGAGAGCGGACACATCGTCACGATTTTCGATTCGGGCACGACCGATGACGGGCTGCCGTTTCTCGTGATGGAGCTCTGCCGCGGTGAAGACCTCGGGCATCGCTTGCGCAAGGTTGGCCGTTTGGATCTCGAAGCAGCGCTCGACATCACGGCGCAGATCCTTCGAGGGCTTTGTCGCGCGCACGAAGCGGGCATCGTTCATCGCGATCTGAAGCCGGACAACGTCTTTCTCACCGAGCAGGACGACGGCTCGACGTTCGTCAAAATCTTGGATTTCGGTATTTCGAAGATGCGTCGCGGCACGGGCGCGATCGACAAGACGATCACCAAACAAGGCACCGTACTCGGAACTCCGCATTACATGTCGCCCGAGCAAGCGCAGGCATTGCCGGACGTCGACGAACGCACGGATTTGTGGTCGCTGGGCGCAATTTTGTACGAAGCGCTCACCGGAAAACCACCACACGATGGTCATTCGTACGAACAGGTCATCGTGCACATCTGCACGCAAGACACGCTCGACGTGCGCATGCACAACCCGGGTGTACCCGAAAAACTCGCGGCGTTTCTCGCCAAGGCGTTGAAGCGTGACCGCAACGGGCGTTTCCAAAACGCTCGCGAGATGCTCGAAGCATTGGGCGAAGCTTCCGAAGGGCTGCTTTCTCCACGCGCGCTTCGCGTATCGAGTGGCCGCGGTGCGACATCGACACCTCTACCGAGCAGCTCCACACCAAACGCACAAGACGATCGCAATCCTGCGATCGCGACGGCTCCAACGGTCGACGTGAGCACGGGTGGACCATCACGCGTGGGTTGGTCCACGAGCAGTGGAGCGAGCGGTAACGCGGATCGGCGCCGGATTGCGCTGGGTGCGGTCGCCATGGCGGCGCTCGTCACGCTCGGCATCGTCTTCGTGCCACGACAAACCACGCCGACCACGGTCATCACGCCCACCGCACCCGATGTGGATCAACGTCTGGTGGCTCCACCGGTCGCGCCAGAGCCGCCCGAGGTTGCTCCATCTGGGACAAACCTTGCGGAACAACCGCCAGAGCCGGCGGTGAGCGCGAAAGAGCCGGCGCCGCCGGCGACCGAGCGAAAGCCCGAGCCAAGCAAACCACCGCCGTCGAGCAAGAGCACACCCGTCGGTCGAGACAAACCACTCGCCAGCGCCGCTCCCATTGCGAGTGCGAAGCCGACGGCGACGACAAAAGAGCCAGCGCCACCAGCGACGGCAGAACCGAAACCGACGGCAACGACCCCGCGTGTTGCTCCGCAGCTCAAGCTCAAGGAGGAATGA